In Rutidosis leptorrhynchoides isolate AG116_Rl617_1_P2 chromosome 2, CSIRO_AGI_Rlap_v1, whole genome shotgun sequence, one genomic interval encodes:
- the LOC139890022 gene encoding uncharacterized protein, translating to MYEGAKSCVRTPVGNTEVFPIEIGLHQGSALSPFLFALILDELSRGIQECIPWCLIFADDIVLVSESKEELNRRLEQWRVALEGNGLQISRQKMEYLRCDFDRNDDEQEDGVNISIGDQILHPRTSFRYLASMLHKSGRVDEDVSHRIKVGWMKWRAATGVLCDRKIPLKLKRKFFKDPVLVMSMFVCVCLFVFDDVA from the exons ATGTACGAAGGGGCGAAGTCTTGCGTTCGAACGCCGGTGGGAAATACCGAAGTTTTCCCAATAGAAATAGGCCTGcatcagggatcggcccttagcccttttcttttcgctttgatccttgaTGAGCTTTCTCGTGGGATACAAGAGTGTATCCCTTGGTGcttgatttttgccgatgatattgtgctTGTTTCCGAATCTAAGGAGGAGCTGAATAGAAGATTAGAGCAATGGAGGGTGGCCTTAGAAGGAAATGGTCTACAAATTAGTAGACAAAAGATGGAGTATCTTAGATGTGACTTCGATAGAAACGATGATGAACAGGAGGATGGAGTGAACATCAGCATTggagaccagatcttgcatccaCGAACCTCGTTTAGATACTTAGCCTCGATGCTCCACAAATCAGGGAGGGTAGATGAAGACGTGTCACACCGTATTAAAGTAGGGTGGatgaagtggagagcagcgactgGAGTTTTATGTGACAGGAAGATTCCCCTAAAGCTGAAaaggaaattcttcaag GACCCCGTCTTGGTAATGAGTATGTTTGTGTGTGTATGTTTGTTTGtgtttgatgatgtagcgtga